The following nucleotide sequence is from Megalops cyprinoides isolate fMegCyp1 chromosome 19, fMegCyp1.pri, whole genome shotgun sequence.
TTTACCATTTTAATTATAGTTTGAAAATTAGAAACAGAGGCAGGTGGGACATTGATGTACCCTCAATTGCTCCAGTAATACATATATTGTATTCTATTGGATATTATATGCTGATATTGATGTGATCCAGCTGTCATAAATTGGTTTCAGTAAGCCTCcctggataaggacatctgctgaGCTAACAAgcagtaatattaataaaactgTAAAGAATTAAAGCCACTTGATTTTGCAGACAGCACTTTCTCTCAGATCCCTCTGGTCCATCTCCAGAGCTAAAACCCCGTGTAGTTTAAAACAGATCTGTGCTTAAGAGTTGGTCCAACAAAATCCTTACTTTGTACTCATGAAAGGGAAAGGCTGAGGCCACTTATGCAGTTAGAACTTGGAACAATAAACAgttattctgaaaacaaaaaacaagatggCACTTCTCTGCTCTTGAGATTGTGTGCTTTCAGactatacagtatatgcagggctataaatgtaatatattgtctGCTCACAGTTTGACACGGCAGGAAGAGTAAACTCTTTAGATAAGGACCTCTGTAAAAGGAGGTGGAAGCAGAGAGCAGTTTTTCCACAAAGCCCTTGAGTGAAGTGCCTTCCCACAAAACCTTTTTTCTCAGCATGTATTATAATGATAAGCAGGGCCTAGATTTTATGGCTGTCCAAAGCTTGGTATGAGTAATACTGGCACTGTACTGTGTAACGCCCCAGAATGGAGCGATATTAATAGCAGTGGAACAAACCTCTTTGCAGTGTGAGCATTATAATAGGGAAGGCGGGTTAggtctgtttttgctttttgtacCCTGGGTGGCCCTGAGCTCGTCTCTGCTAAACTTATTGAAATTGTCAGTGCCAAGCAGCGTAGCATTCTCACATCATCACAGCAACGGTGTAGCATTGCGCTAATGTCACTAAAATTTACAGAAACACTGTGGGAACGTTTTGCATCAGCAGTTTTGCCCTGGTGAATAACCACTGTCCCCCCTCGCTCTCCAGGTGCGTCAGAACTGAGCTGCCGGGAGCTGCGCTTCACGCGCTACGTCACCGACGGGTCCTGCCGCAGCGCCAAGCCGGTGAAGGAGCTGGTGTGCTCGGGCCAGTGCGTGCCCTCCCACCTGCTCCCCAACTCCATCCTGCGGGGCAAGTGGTGGCGCGGCGGCGCCCCGGAGTACCGCTGCGTCCCGGCGCACACCCGTGTCCAGCGCGTGCAGCTGCAGTGCCCGCGCGCCCGCCGCCGGACTTACAAAGTGCGCGTGGCCACCTCCTGCAAGTGCAAGCGCTACACCCGCCAGCACAACCAGTCAGAGGCCAGGCCCCCCGCCAGGccccgcagcagcagcaggaagcgCGCCCGTTTGCCCCAGGGCCAGGGCAGGAACAACAGCCCCGAGGTGCCCAACTCTTACTGAGGGTgccccctgccacacacacacaaacacacacacaaacacccaccacacacacacacacacgcacacacacacacacacacacagtcgaCGCCTCTCCTTCAGTGGGAGAAGAGTTGAGTCGCGCAAGCCAAAGGGAGGCTCGTGGCGGACTTCCGGGCCACATGTGGTGCTCACCGCGCCCGAGGGCTTTCCCCCAGCTTCACTCATACTTTACCTGCATGATCTGTTGAGTCTTGCGTGTTTACAATGGAGAAtgggacagtgtgtgtctgttgagGGCAAAGGGCCAGTCAAGGAGGACGGGTGTTCCATTGGAAAGAGAGGACTCATTGATCCTCCCTGCGGTGCTGCTGAGAAGGTACTTTTAGAATTCCCTCCTCAGTTCAAACTTATCTCGTCATGGAAGGAGGAGCTCCAGTGTCACGGCTGAAATCAAGTGAGCGCTTCTGCCAGCAAGACCCTGGAGGCAGAGGGTTTTTCCCTTAACATGTTGTCTGTGGTCCAGTGGATTGTGAAAGCATCTTTGCCCTGCCAGTCTTTTCATTACATGACCATTGGAGGTGAGATCTCTCACGTGTCGTGGCTGGACAAACTCCAGGAAGTGTGACCTCACAGCAGGGCGGGGCGTTTCTCTACGTCTGGCTACAAGGAAGTGTAAGGCGGATTTCCCAGGAGGCCTCACACTGGTGCGCTCCTGTCGGAGGCAGTGTGGGTCAGACCCTGAGCCGGGACCACTTAGacgaatgaataaataagttaCCGCAGTACCGCACCCACGAGAGCGCACCAAGGCCGGCCTTGCCAGAGGCAATGAGTATTACTCGGAGCTGAACTGTGACTCCCTTTAATAACTAAATTATCCCATTCCAGCATTTAGGAAGTGAGTCATCAAAAGCCGTTCCCTCtaaacatttcctgtttgtgacaaaagaacaaaagtgaGTCTTCAGTGACTGGGGTGGTGCATGGACACTCGGGGTTCTTCTGTGCCTTCCCTGGGTGACCCTGTAGAGTGAACACCACCATAACTAATCACGGCCCCCAATCCACTGCTTGTGACTCAGTGCTTTTTTGATTcacaaaaaacatggaaatggaaaaaaaaagcctaaatAAGTCTAAATGAGTTGTTTGAGATCTTGTTAATTTCACACAAGGTGAGCCTCAGTGAAGCGAGATGCTTTGGCCCACGGTTCTCCCTGCCATGTCACTGCCCTGCAATGGACCTGCTTGTATTTTAGGTGTGCGGGGCCGTTCCTTGGAAATCGAGAATGCCTGCGTTTTCCCACATGTTTTTCGTTATAGCTtcctgatttgttttttgtaaacaGTGCTGCCAgtgtttgcttcttttttttttttgtcatgttagCGGAATCGCTGTGTTAAGCACTGATTGTTTGTCATAGATTGTACATACCCCATCTGTGTGGTCTGCTGGACTGGGTCTCTCACCTGGCAGTTAACCGAAAGGGAGGAAAGGAAACCACTCCAGAGGCTCCAGAGGGACCATTACAAagaatgaatatttattgtttcctccttttgaattatttatgcaACATTGTGTACTTACGATAGCTATTAATGTCatataaaggaaaacaaatggatGAATAAAGTAAAGggaaatatatttgaaaaagagaaaatgtctattaaaatgttgtttgtctTCACACCTCCACCTTTGAACACTGGTCATTCcactcagtcagtcactgttaaactgaaactgaaaacctAAGTCCACTCTGTCCTCTAGTATGtctgcattcatttacacaaaggagagaaaatCATAGTGTGCTTTTGCTTGAGTCTGCTGTCATTCCCCCTTTCCTATCTGTGTAGAGgttgtttttacaatgtcagAAAAGGTGTGCTGTGATCTGGTTCCAGACTTCAACAAAAACCCACAATCCCCCACTAGATCTAAACATGTGTACTTGGATGCATCCATCCAGTTAATGGCGGAGAAGGGCCCCCCAGCGTGTAACAAACAGGGTCTGGGCACTGGTGTACAACACTGAACAAGATGTTTATGTTGCAATCTACTGGCTGAGGGGTTGTTTTTAGTGCGCTGGACTAACAAACAGTCCACCAGTGTaatgcatttctttgaaaacagcGGACACCTCACGCGCTCAAAAGCAAGAGGAGGCCAAAGAAAGCAAAGTCGGTCAATGGAAAACATCTCAGCGAAAATAAACGCGTCGTATGTTCCCATATCTAGGACAGTATGTAATTTCACATTCTCGTCCCCGAAAGCAGGGTCCTGAAGTCGCTTGACGTGGCATGCTTTCCCTCATTTTGCTGGCATGGGAGTTATTCCAGTTAATTCCAGAACAAAAGCAGGAGTGCAGAGCATGAATGGGACCTGAATAAATTGCAGGCGACAGAGCATCTGCCCTGAGTTACAGAGCCTGTACATGTCGCAGCTCCAGGCCCACCTGCCAGGGGCCTCCACCGTCCACAGGGAATATATACACGTATATTCCAAGGTCCAATAACTTAATGCGGGGGTCACATGGGTCTTTTTAGAACATGTTATACTTAAACAGCAAAATCACTTCATTTCTAGTGGGCTAAATCTATgaagtgatttatttatatttcagttgtgGCTTTTCAGTCTTACCAGATCAGTCAATGCTTTGTAATCATTTAATTCTGTGCACACTACATAAAAGGATAATACACAGCAAACCACTATGTTGTAGGCCTTTGTGTGCCACAACCAATGGCGGACTGATAGTTGCTTGCTCTGAACTGCTTTAGAGGAGAATTGGTGgttttgtaattgtaatatgAGTGGACTGGGAAGTCTTGGATggttctatgagaaaataaaacccagagaaagaATTTGGTTGGATGTAACAAtaccatcatttaaaaaaaaaaacacattccctgtGAGGCCCATTGACTTGGTGAGTGCTTGGTTCATCCAACTAAATAATTTTCCCCGGGCTGCAGTTTCATatgctttttgtcattttccagaaagtatgaaattaatttcaagccaAAGTAGATACGTAAGTACCACTAagggaaattacattttaagaaaacagctatagagtttttttttacttgctaACTgagtaatatttcaaaatactgaCAAAATAATGGCTTTTATTTGCCCCTTGTAATGTTTGCAAACAAATATGACAACATGGGTATGCAAAAAGCAACTGCGTGGCCTGTGAAAACTCTTAATGTAAACCCATGCTGACAACCGcacaaaacatttatacaaACCAGATCTGCATGTGCAGCCACATACACAATTCACATGGAATCTGTCTGTATGCATGAACTAACCTTAAACTAACACACGTAGTTCTGCTGGCCATTAAGGTATCAGCATGCCTCTTACTTGTCATCAAATTTCATAACATTTCTTGTAGGTAACCCCCAAAGGACCACTGTTGTACCATATACCATTCTGCCCAGATGATATCTCTACTAATTTGTCTGTCTGGATGTCCAACTAAtatgtgtctgcctgtctgtctgtctggacaGTCTTGTTTGTAGGATGTATGTGTCATTACAATGCTGGTGCAATGGAGTCAGTGAGAATACTGAGGGAGTGGAGCAGGGATTTGGGGTTGCAGGAGATGACTGGATCTTTGGGTGACACACATCAAAGCAGAATAGCATCTTTAAAAATTTAATAACAGTTAATAGCTAATGaattacacatattaaaatgaaatttgcccCCCTAAGCTGACTAAAGCCATCTATGCAATGGGGACGACAAAGTCAACTTTAAGTTCACTTTGTTCAAAGTAAGAAGTGACTTGGTCCTCTGAAAAGTTCCATGAGCACTCTGAGACTCAGTGCACAGTTGAAACATTGTAGTATCTGCCTCGACTGTCATATTCTTTTACAACCCGTAAGAATTCACATAAACGTCCCCAGACTCCACTCTGAAATGCTTGTTTAAGGACCCTATTGTCCTTTGATCTGCCGTAATGAAAATGGTCATATCTCATTACAACCGTGTGCGTATACAAAACATTGTCATGTCCATGCCAGCATGCTTCTCTATAAAGACTGCCACTTCGGCGCTGACAGGCTGTCAGCAGGAAGGGCTCTGATGTCAtgccaaatgcaaatgcaagaaCGGAATTAAACAGATCACATATCACAGCTTAAGATACTCGCATGATTTATGTGTCAACCAGTTAGCCATGTGTCTCcaaaacaaagtacaaatgGTTGGCCTCtgttggctctctctctctctctctctctctctctctctctcactggcaAGTAGAAGTGAAGTTgactagacagacagaccagaCCATGTGGTTTGGTATGCCTCCCTTACATCAGCAGTAAGGCCTGGTAACAATGACACAGCCAATCCTCCACTAAACTCTCTAATATTAAGTTTCCTGGTTGATTGCCCTGAGCATTGCTCAACTGCATTGGAGAGAGGCAACATTTTTTAACACAGGGCAGATAAAATTTAATACAATATTGCAGAATTTCTCAGGATTACTATTCAACTAAGCCAACACTTTATTCACCTCACTATTGCAGTCTCCCATGCTTTTTGTCAAGCAAGTGTCTCTAAATGTATGTGACAGGGGGAGGGCCATATTTCTTTAGATGCACTTATGGGCTATTGCAGTGGGGGTTTGGGTTTTTCTTGTGTTAGTTGTGTCAGGTAATATTCAACTGATAGTTTGAAACAAATACAAGCCAGCCCAGGATTTGGTGGCTAAGGATATGGAGGGTGCATGGTTCTGCTGGAACTAACTCTTCCGACCTTCAGGGTCAGCTGTGTCGGATATTAGCAGAAGAACTCCAGTGAGAGTTCCTACTGAAAGGAAGGGAAAGTAAACCTTGGGTTCTAGCTCAACAGACACACGCATTGCATCCATACGTGCCACACTTCAGGGCAGTGCCTTTGGCAATGAGGTGAGGGTTGGACATTGATAGAAGCGGGGATTGATAGCAGTCCAGCTATGGGAGGGACATTGTGGATGATTGATAGAAGTATAAGCTAGCAGTCGCAAGCCCAACTGGAGCATGCGTGAGCCTCGACCCAAAGGGCAAGATTTGGAGCTGCTGTGGCCAGATTAAGAATGAGAACCAGGAGGTAAGGAGAGAAACACCCATGCGATTCAtaataacaaatatttcaaacagcaacaataacaacaaacacaccCGTCCTGCTGGCGTTTGTGagtaacattttcagtttaagtgtaaacaaattttaatgaataaaacggccaacaaaaataaaatattaatccaGCCCTGATAGGAAAGAAATGAGCAACATGCAGGCAGCTGTGCATAGACAGAGCCTGCCTGTGGGGCACGGAGCCCAGGCGCTGGGGTGCAATTTACATTGTTTGGTTTGAAGAACACAAGACATCGGATTAAAACAGCCACTTTTGTTACTTAGGAGTGTTTTGTTTCAGTCCACACCGGGCAAGAACAGGCTTGCACAGGCTGGCGCCTGTGTCATCACCGGACAGAGTTACCAGCCCATAATATGCAGTAACCTTTGGCAGACATAGGTCACTTTGTGCTGATTTATTGATGTTAATGGTACGGTGTGTGTATCAGCAGGTGCAGTGAGCATGGTCACAGTCAATGGAATAGAATCATTCAGGTGGTTTAAAGTTCAGTAAATCTGTGCTGGACAATGGCCAAGTCAATAACAAGAGTGGATACTGTGACTATTTGCAGTTCTTGTCAGTAATTGACACTTCCTAGTGTGCACTGGGAAGTGTGTGAATCTAAATGCAGGGTGGCAAGAGAAGTCCTACTGGGTGcagaaaggtggggggggggggggggcattttgctTTGTATTCTTAAACAGACCAAAAGCCCATTAACAAAAGGGATAAGTTTGGACTGCTAAGTGTGCTAAGGGTGCACACTTGAAGCACATGgttacaaacatacaaattgAGGCTTCCCTAGCCCTAGACTTTTCCCCACTGGGAGCTGTGAGAATGGTGGCTGGGGTACTGCTATAAGTCATAGTTCCATTTTGAATTCACCCTGGAAATGTGGCCCCCTTAAAAGTGGTTCTCACCACATGGCAGTGATGCCATGTCCTGATATCACATCAAAGATGTCTTAAGTTTAAGTCTGGAGAGTATCCATTTCACTGTAGTACACAGTCTATTGACCTGTGGTCTGCTAATAAGTACTTCTTGGGCAAGCGGtctcaaaaaaacaaagcaaatttacGAAACAATATCAAATAATAGAGAAAGAATTGTGTGAGCCTCAAGTAACACTGGAGATCCATTTCAGTATGTGCCTCATCTAAAGCCCACAGAACAAATTAAACACAGCAGGATGATTGGGGCAGATTGAAAACAGGAGGACGAGTTTGAGAGTGCAATGCATCTCGCTCAGGCTCTGTTCGCTAGGGGAAGGCACGGCATGTTCACGATACTGGCTCCATGAGAAACTGATTTGCAAACATATAGGCTATATCAGTAGAACAATTCACATGAAATTTTAACATGGGGATGGAACAGAGGGCTGACAGATCCAAAAGGGGCATGGATTTGTTCTCTATTACGTGTTATTCCTGAGGTTGTGGCACTTAACCAGTTCTTGCAGAATCACAGGCTTCCCAGCCTGACcccacacccagccacacactCAACCCTGAAATGCGCAATACATACATGATCACTTTTTATCAGAAGTAAGGGCTCACTTTGATTGGGCACAGTTTTGTGCGCACATGGCAACAAACTTTTTCCCTCCCACTCTTTGATAGGCCTCCTTAGCATTATCTCATAAGAGCCCGCATGACAGCACCGAAACTCCGGCACCGATGGTGGTCGATTAGTCTCAGGCACGGTCCATCCAAATTGGCCGCAGGAATTACATCAGAAACCCGGGAACCCACAGGCACCAGCTCAGGGCGATGCCACAATGTGACATGGGTGTGAAGTCATAAAACTTTTTATAGCCATTTTCATCACAACAATATCCATTTCGGAAAACAAGCCAATTCTGGGGATGCAGCTGAAAGAttgatattcattttcattctttccaTAGAGCCCTTATACAATTTTCAGGCTCTTGCATTGATGCTTtacactgaatgttttttttttcctttggttcaATTTCAAGCTATGggctttttcagtttcaaacGGACGGACATGTTTTTGATTTGTATATTTGGGCTACACTGATTAATCAGGCACTCAAAGCATTCTTAgctcccccctccactccctgCATTTCTGCAACATAATTCAA
It contains:
- the LOC118793948 gene encoding sclerostin-like, which gives rise to MQVSLALVYSSSVLLLLLQGYFTSVKGWRVFRNDATENIPDYSEDTQPPEEPVQLSNNTMNRSKHGGRSQGGRSSSGNADSYGASELSCRELRFTRYVTDGSCRSAKPVKELVCSGQCVPSHLLPNSILRGKWWRGGAPEYRCVPAHTRVQRVQLQCPRARRRTYKVRVATSCKCKRYTRQHNQSEARPPARPRSSSRKRARLPQGQGRNNSPEVPNSY